TTATTGACCCGTCGAGCCCTCCCCACGCTAAACAAATTTACTCCAGTCAGAATCAAGCTGAGCGGGCTCGAGTGTTGATCTTGTGATAGTCACTAATTGTCACTTTTGCCCGACATGTTCGTCATGGGTATTCTCGGCATCTGTTTTGCTTTCTTCATCAGGAACAGCGCAGTCTTAGCAGTGGGGGGAAGGTTGTCTTGGATCTTTGTATACCCCTCTTCGTATCCCGCGTTTGCTTCTCGCTAAGGGCTgagcctttctttttttttttaatattttcgctctctctctccttcttcttcttttccttcgatTAATTTGTCAAAATCATTGTTCAGTGATCGTTGTGACGCGTATTCTGTACAGTTGAGATTTCACGCATCCTTTTCACGTTCTTCAATTGACTCGCTCCGGCTGTGTCCATACCTCTCATCCCCTATCACAATGCCTTACCCCGAGGAAGCCCAAGGATTCCAGGTTGACGGACCGGAGACCTACACTGAGTTCCACAAGCGCTTTGTGAGTCTTGTGCCctgaaagaagagagaacgGGGACCAACAAGGAAAGCATGGAAGGAGAGGATAGCTGACGAAAGAGTCCTTGCTCTCTGCAGTACAAATTGAAGCCCTTTGGCGATTATGGTAGGTGGCTTCGTTCCGAACTCAAAGCGATGAGGACCTTTTCCCTATCTAACTCATGTCCAGACGTCGACGTGAAGATTGAAGCGTGCGGAGTATGTGGCAGTGATGTGCACACAATCAGCGGTGGATGGGGCGAGCAAAAGTTCCCTCTGTGTGTTGGACACGGTATGTAATCACTCAGGCATTAACGAGTGCCTTGGAGCCTTCTTCCCAAGTACTCTTCTGGGGAAACAAAATCCACTGATGTCGCTGTGTTGTTCTGTAGAAATTATTGGCCGAGCGATTCGTGTAGGCCCCAAGGTCACACTGATCAAAGAGGGCGAACGTGTCGGCGTCGGCGCGCAATCTTACTCCTGCGGCGAGTGCAAGCAATGCCGCAATGACAACGAGACCTACTGCCCCGTCATGATGATGGATACCTACGGCTCTGAGTGGCCCGAGACGGGCATCGTCAGCCAAGGTGGGTATTCATCGCATGTACGCACCCACGAACACTGGGTCTTCCCGATCCCCGACGCGCTGGAGACCAACACTGTCGCACCGATGCTCTGCGCTGGGCTGACGGCGTACTCACCGTTGGTGCGCAACGGCGCCGGTCCCGGCAAGAAGGTCGGGATCGTGGGGCTGGGCGGCATCGGGCACTTTGGCATCATGTTTGCCAAGGCGCTGGGAGCAGAGACGTGGGCGATCTCGCGATCTCGGGCCAAGGAGGCGGACGCTCGCAAGCTGGGAGCGGACGGGTACATCGcgaccgccgaggaaggatGGGAGAAGGATCATCGCTTCTCCTTTGATCTGATCATCAACTGTGCAAACTCATCCGATGGCTTTGACTTGGCCAAGTATTTGTCCATGATGGATGTGCACGGTCGCTGGGTCAGTGTGGGATTGCCTGAAGAAGAGGGTCAGGTCATCAAGGCTCAGTCGCTGATTTCAAACGGTGTCTTGATTGGTGCCAGTCACTTGGGATCGCGTCGGGAGATGCTTGACATGCTGCAGCTGGCAGCGGACAAGGGACTGAAGGGCTGGGTGGAGGAGATTCCAATTAGCGAGGAAGGATTGAAGCAGGCCATGCtgcggatgaagaagggTGATGTCCACTACCGGTTTACTCTGACTGGGTACGACAAGGCTTTTGCTTGAATTGAGCCGGAGCAGTCATGAAGGAAAGCTGAGAGGCGAGAAAGAATAGACACAGTGATGATTCAACTGATCGAATTGCTTCAAGATGTCCTCGTGCTAGGGTATGAaactccaaaaaaaagatgatacTGGTACCCAGGGCATCTTTGAGATTCTTCATCGTACGATTTCTAGGCCGGTTTGTAACTTGTCTGGTGAACAAGCAACGACACCGTCTTTCCTTCCGAACAGGACACTAAAAGTGCTTGCCTCCACTCTTCGACTACGAGCAATTCGAAATTCAACAACCATCCCGTCTTCGCTCTGCGCCCTAGTACGTAGTCATTCACTCAGCTTCTTCCCGTCCTTCAATTACACTCGTTAGTGTCCTCCTTGTCGGTGTGGGCCGTGGAGAAGTGGATCCATCGGCTGGATCATCCGAAGAGAAAACATGGAGTCCAGTACAGTCAATGCTGACGAACCAGATCGACGGTATGGGTCCGCCTCATATGGACGTGCTGGAGGCTTGTCTCGTTCAATCTTGAATGTTATTACGAAGATGATCACGTCCCCAGCCAAGGCCCTGGAGACTGTGAAGGGCACGTCACCCTGTCAACCTGATGAGCAATCCACAAGACCCGGACAAGTCTTCTGGAAAAGAATTTTCAGCCTCCTGGTTTTTCCGACCTGCAACAAAGTTAGCTGGACCGCTGGGTCGAAAGGCCCAAAACCGCCACCGACGCCCGAAGCGTGGGAATCGGTTGCAGGTACTCAATACCCCCAGCGCCTCCCGGCCAGGCGTTATGCATGAAGTAGCGCTACTTCTCCCGCATGATTTTCCCCCCAGGGTTTGCCGCCCCCGGACGCTTGGGTGAAGAATTTTTTCTTTGAGTTCTCCGGATCAAATCACTTTGTATAGAGTACACCCCAGTCAAGGCATTTTTCAACGCCACCGTCAAGTCGCGTGTACCCCCCGCCATTCACCGCCCACGACTCTCGGACCCTTCGAGTTGCCCTTTTGGCTTCGGAGGTCTCCTCGCCCTTATCTTCACGCTTGTCGCCTGGTCCTcgaaccttttttttttcttcttctttcacGCATTGTTCTTTGTCGGTCGTCTGGTGTTCATCTCGTTTCATTCTTTACGTCTTAATTTCCGTACCAGCCTCGGCTCTCGAGGTCTCGTTGGAGTCTCTATCGTCACAGTCTCTTCTTGCATATCAACCGTCGCAATACCCCATTCCAGTCTCACTTTGTCAACCCCAAGGCCTCCCTCTACGCAACTATATCGCCTTCGTTGCATTTGACCCTCAACTGAGATACACCAAGATCTGCACGACGACCAGACCTTTCAGTCATTACCCACCGCCAAACCTCCAGCGAAAGTTTCGGCGGTTCGGTCATACTCCTGCGGTTCCTCAATAGATCGATCTATTCACCCCCTTTGTGATTACAATCCCCCTTTGCGTCATCATGTCGCCTCGAGACAGTACCGTTGGCGCTTCGTCTCGCCGACGCCCATCTTTTTCACTGCGTCAACGCACAAAATCCAGCGCACAGACGGTTGCCCTACCACAGGACTTTATATTTGAGAAGTTGCGGAAAGCCTCCCTGGCGGAGACGAGCGATGACTCTGACTCCTCGGCATTTGAAGAGATGGAGGCATTTCCAGACGCCGTGCCCCGGCGTCGAGCAGCGAAGAGCTTCTCTAGTCTGCGTCACCCGATGGATGGACTCGTCGCGCTGGGCCGCCGTCTGTCGGTGACCCTGCGCGGGAAGTCCTCAAAGCACAACTTGAACCCCTCGGCAGACGAGCTCCAGACCGAAGACTGTCATTACTATCACACCTCGGTCCAGCCTGGACACAAGCGCAACACCTTGTCTGGGAGCTGGGGTACTCGTTCCCGGGCCTGGTCGCACGGCCCAAACTCTGGCAGTATCAATCGTCGTCCTTCCCTTAATAGTGTGTCCGCTTTGCACGGATTCTACGTCCCCACGGCGCCCATCCTGGTTCCGATTCCTGGACACGGCTTGGAGCCACCGGTGCTTCCGAATGACCGTTTCGCAGGCGCTGCGGCCCGAGCTGCCGCCGCTGCACAAAATGAGCAGATGGAATTGGCCCGCTTGGAAATGGCCAAGCTCGAGCACGATTTGCTCAAGAAGACCGAGGCTCGAGTGCCCCAGGATTCAGAAAGTGGCATCGAGATTAATTTGCATGATTCGTCCGAGGTCTTGTCGACGGATCTGAACGTCGTCCGCATCGGTATGGAACTGTGCTTTCCTCTCATGTTTTATTACACGTTGCTAATCTGTCTTCACCATAGATCCCGTGTCTTATCTTCCCGCAGAGGTCATGTCACATGTGCTCTCGTACCTTGATCCAGCCTCACTGATGGAAGCGGAGTCCGTGTCAAGCGCATGGCATCGGCAGGCGTCTTCCCCGCATGTCTGGAAGTATGCTTTCCGTGGTTGCTTCCCTCGCCGTCCTGCGAGTGCGACGGCctcaaagaaaaagcaatCCTATGGTGTGGGCAACGCTGCTCCCTATCAAGACTGGAAGCGGATGTACTTTGTTCGACGTGCGCTTGAGCAGCGTTGGAAAGACGGAAAGGCGGCCGCCATTTATCTTCATGGCCACCAAGACAGCGTTTACTGCGCCCAATTCGATGAGGACAAGATCATAACGGGGTCTCGCGACCGAACTATTCGCGTCTGGGATGCCCACTACCCATGGTCTTGCCGCAAGATCATTGGCCCGCCCCCCAGCGATACGGCACCGACGGGTCCCGTCAACAATCCAGCCCAGCAAGCGACAGGCAAGTCACCTTTTGCAATTATCTGCCCACCGCCCACGCCGGTGGCGGACATTGCCACGACCACTGACGGCGCGGTCGACTATCACACGGCTTCGATCCTCTGCCTGCGATACGACGAGGAAATCATGGTGACTGGCTCGTCGGATTATACTTGCATTGTGTGGGATGTCAAAAATGACTTCCGTCCCATTCGTCGTCTGGAGGCCCACCGTGCAGGTGTCTTGGATGTCTGTTTTGACGACCGATACATCGTCTCATGCTCCAAGGACTCCACAGTGTGTGTCTGGGATCGTCAGACGGGCGCGCTTCTGAAGCAATTGGTGGGCCACGAGGGCCCGGTCAATGCTGTGCAACTCCGCGGCGATCTCGTCGTGTCTGCTAGCGGGGATGGCGTGGCCAAACTCTGGAACGTCGTCAATGGCCACTGTGTGAAAGAATTTGTCAGCAAGGACCGAGGTCTTGCCTGTGTTGAATTCAGTGACGATGGTCGGACCATCTTGACCGGCGGTAATGATAAGACCATCTATCAATTCGATGCCAACACGGGGGAGCTGGTTCAGAAATTACATGGCCACAGTGATCTGATTCGTTCTCTCCACCTTGACAGCATGAACAAGCGCATTGTGAGCGGAAGCTACGACATGAGCGTGAAAGTCTTTGATGCTGAATCTGGCGAGCTTTCCATCGACTTGCCCGGGTGGACGACCAGCTGGATGTTGAACGTTCAGTCGGATTATCGACGTATTGTGGCCACCAGTCAAGATGCGCGGGCCGTTATCATTGATTTTGGCTACGGCCTGGATGGCATTGAACTCTTGGAGGCATGAGTTTTTCACAAAGATTCAAACAACCCAACTTTTGCTtgattggcttttttttcgccctTTGCTCTCATACACCCATCGTCATGTCATTGAGCTATGAGTattctttatttttctctctttcagTTTTGTTGCATTTTCTGTCGTTTAAGCGTTCTGTTTTGGGGGAAAGCATCATACACATACACATGGGACTATATGGCGTGGCAATTGCCACAAGTCAAGAAACAATTGGAAAAACCTGGTGATACAAGGGACACGAAAAATGGCAAACGGCTTGCTCAGGAATATTGCAGCCGACGGATAATTCTTGCTTGGCTATTGAGATTCTTGCTAGACTCATACATACTGATTTCACAATAGAGCGATCAATTGGTGTGCAATTGTTAAATGGCCCTTTTCAGAAATACGTAGTATGATTGTCTCAAAGTCCGTCTGGTAGATACCAGACGCGGCAGTATCACCGgcggaaaaaaagatactcCAAC
The nucleotide sequence above comes from Penicillium oxalicum strain HP7-1 chromosome II, whole genome shotgun sequence. Encoded proteins:
- a CDS encoding NADP-dependent alcohol dehydrogenase 6, which encodes MPYPEEAQGFQVDGPETYTEFHKRFYKLKPFGDYDVDVKIEACGVCGSDVHTISGGWGEQKFPLCVGHEIIGRAIRVGPKVTLIKEGERVGVGAQSYSCGECKQCRNDNETYCPVMMMDTYGSEWPETGIVSQGGYSSHVRTHEHWVFPIPDALETNTVAPMLCAGLTAYSPLVRNGAGPGKKVGIVGLGGIGHFGIMFAKALGAETWAISRSRAKEADARKLGADGYIATAEEGWEKDHRFSFDLIINCANSSDGFDLAKYLSMMDVHGRWVSVGLPEEEGQVIKAQSLISNGVLIGASHLGSRREMLDMLQLAADKGLKGWVEEIPISEEGLKQAMLRMKKGDVHYRFTLTGYDKAFA